A window of the Gemmatimonadota bacterium genome harbors these coding sequences:
- a CDS encoding T9SS type A sorting domain-containing protein — MEELGYRPPPVDYDHHDRYVAMDADDGGDGLYDVYITDLPSQFSGYTRPEAVTTGASLPSYIVVDNDYAESRRTVEKALDLLRITVAHEYFHAVQFGYDAGEEAFWLEQSAVWMEEQVYDEVDDYLTYLPTFSGFLTEPWISLDASNGEHEYAGVLWPLYLEKRHDRDLIRGIWERARTNRALDAIDGELRSVGSDLKSAFQEFTTWNVFTGDRATADRFYEEGATWPQVELSGLHEPDLQGASGTYLFDGPLIPAHQYPDHLAANYIRFVPDPSLPGGLRIDFTGITGEWGVSVAAGGDADTVMTVPATRGGVTIEIPDWTRYETVMLVVASLDRTGDDFEYAYSAAYDPGLTGDDQTGRPIAASLTTYPNPFYLSSGPATVRYEVGRPGEVQLTLYNVMGRKVRTLVDGNHAEGTFTTTWDGKDDAGRRVASGVYLCRMTTGGTADRSEVTRKLLFLK; from the coding sequence GTGGAAGAACTGGGTTACCGTCCACCGCCCGTGGACTACGATCATCACGATCGATACGTGGCGATGGATGCGGACGATGGCGGGGACGGGCTATACGACGTCTATATTACCGATCTCCCGAGTCAGTTCAGTGGTTATACCCGCCCGGAAGCGGTCACGACCGGCGCGTCCCTTCCTTCGTACATCGTCGTGGACAACGATTACGCCGAGTCCCGGCGAACGGTGGAGAAGGCGTTGGACCTGCTGCGGATCACCGTCGCCCACGAGTACTTCCACGCCGTGCAGTTTGGCTATGACGCAGGGGAAGAGGCGTTTTGGCTGGAACAGAGCGCCGTGTGGATGGAGGAGCAGGTCTATGACGAGGTCGACGATTACCTGACCTACCTGCCCACGTTCAGCGGTTTCCTGACCGAGCCATGGATATCTCTCGATGCCTCGAACGGAGAGCATGAATACGCCGGCGTGCTCTGGCCGCTGTACCTGGAGAAGCGGCACGACAGGGACCTGATCCGCGGCATCTGGGAACGGGCCAGGACGAACCGGGCGCTGGATGCCATCGACGGGGAACTGCGCAGCGTCGGCAGCGATCTGAAATCCGCTTTCCAGGAATTCACCACGTGGAACGTCTTTACAGGGGACCGGGCCACCGCGGACCGGTTCTACGAAGAAGGCGCCACCTGGCCCCAGGTCGAACTGAGCGGATTGCATGAACCCGATCTCCAAGGCGCATCGGGCACGTACCTTTTCGATGGTCCCCTGATCCCCGCCCACCAGTATCCGGACCACCTCGCCGCGAACTACATACGCTTCGTCCCGGATCCGTCGCTTCCCGGCGGGCTGCGCATCGATTTCACGGGCATAACCGGGGAGTGGGGCGTTTCCGTGGCGGCCGGCGGTGATGCGGACACGGTGATGACGGTCCCCGCGACCCGGGGAGGCGTAACCATCGAGATACCCGATTGGACGCGGTACGAGACCGTCATGCTCGTGGTGGCGTCTCTCGATCGCACCGGTGACGATTTCGAATACGCTTACTCGGCGGCCTACGATCCCGGTCTTACGGGCGACGACCAGACTGGCCGGCCGATCGCCGCGTCCCTCACGACTTATCCGAATCCCTTCTACCTGAGCAGCGGGCCCGCCACCGTCAGGTACGAAGTCGGCCGACCGGGGGAGGTTCAGCTCACCCTGTACAACGTTATGGGCCGAAAGGTCCGTACGCTGGTGGACGGCAACCATGCAGAAGGCACGTTTACCACGACGTGGGACGGGAAAGACGATGCGGGAAGAAGGGTGGCCAGCGGGGTCTATCTGTGCCGGATGACGACCGGAGGAACGGCGGATCGCTCCGAAGTAACGCGCAAGCTGCTGTTCCTAAAATAG
- a CDS encoding TlpA family protein disulfide reductase — MRRLWKEMNRTLLISGLLAGMIGIACSGTPVEEEATVVSTETVGTEIGHTAPNFEVYAMDGTKVTLEDFRGRPLFVNFWAWWCPPCIRDAEPLMEIAQQYEGRIDFLFVGVNKFYKDEKPLDPAEFEEGFGPGLEEFKQGLQASRLVRPSDESEKNNPDKMAGIAARNEEVIAYYMDSATSLYDFRGYWERQFRAKTNQRYGIPVTYLIDSEGRIKLDVHPNDQHWDKNLDILEDLLAGKDLSHYAERFPIPPKHQREGTAGS, encoded by the coding sequence ATGCGGCGCTTATGGAAAGAAATGAATCGAACGCTCCTGATTTCCGGCCTGCTTGCAGGAATGATCGGTATCGCATGCAGCGGGACGCCTGTCGAGGAGGAAGCCACGGTCGTCAGCACCGAGACGGTCGGCACCGAGATCGGCCATACGGCGCCGAACTTCGAAGTGTATGCCATGGATGGCACGAAGGTCACCCTGGAGGACTTCCGGGGCCGGCCCCTGTTCGTGAACTTCTGGGCCTGGTGGTGCCCGCCCTGCATCAGGGATGCGGAACCCCTGATGGAAATCGCGCAACAGTATGAAGGACGCATCGACTTCCTGTTCGTCGGCGTGAACAAATTCTACAAGGACGAGAAACCGCTCGATCCCGCGGAATTCGAGGAAGGATTCGGCCCCGGGCTGGAGGAATTCAAGCAAGGCCTTCAGGCGTCCAGACTGGTTCGTCCTTCCGACGAATCGGAGAAGAACAATCCGGATAAAATGGCCGGGATCGCGGCGCGGAACGAAGAAGTCATCGCCTACTATATGGACAGCGCGACCTCCCTTTACGACTTCCGCGGATACTGGGAACGCCAGTTCCGGGCCAAGACCAACCAGCGCTACGGGATTCCCGTCACCTACCTGATCGACAGCGAGGGGCGCATCAAGCTGGACGTCCATCCCAACGATCAGCACTGGGACAAGAACCTCGATATCCTGGAAGACCTGCTCGCGGGCAAGGACCTGTCCCATTACGCGGAGCGCTTCCCCATTCCACCTAAACACCAGCGCGAGGGGACTGCGGGAAGCTGA
- a CDS encoding thiamine phosphate synthase, whose translation MVDFRFYLIGDRTRCAGRSLASALVQACRAGVRAVQIREKDLKTPDLLALTSEVQAELGSLRPVLMVNGNLEVAAACVAQGVHLPESGVPVREAREALSPGTLIGRSTHGTENARAAEAEGADFVTFGPVYDTPSKAGYGPPMGLRALAEAAGSVTIPVFALGGVTPGRTRACLEAGAYGVAAISAVLSQPDIPVAVKKFEKALGGL comes from the coding sequence ATGGTTGACTTCAGGTTCTATCTGATCGGCGACCGGACCCGCTGCGCCGGACGTTCTCTCGCCTCGGCGTTGGTCCAGGCCTGTCGCGCGGGCGTCCGCGCGGTCCAGATCAGGGAGAAGGACCTGAAGACCCCGGACCTGCTGGCGTTGACCAGTGAGGTGCAGGCGGAACTCGGATCGCTGCGGCCCGTGCTGATGGTCAACGGCAACCTGGAGGTCGCCGCGGCCTGCGTGGCGCAGGGCGTTCACCTGCCGGAGTCCGGCGTGCCGGTCCGCGAGGCCCGCGAAGCACTCTCCCCCGGCACCCTGATCGGCCGGTCGACCCACGGCACGGAAAACGCGCGCGCCGCGGAAGCGGAAGGGGCCGACTTCGTCACGTTCGGACCGGTATACGATACGCCGTCCAAGGCCGGATACGGTCCGCCCATGGGGCTTCGGGCGCTCGCGGAAGCGGCAGGCTCGGTGACGATCCCGGTTTTTGCCCTGGGCGGCGTGACGCCCGGCCGCACGAGGGCGTGCCTGGAAGCGGGTGCCTATGGCGTCGCCGCGATCTCGGCGGTGCTGTCGCAACCCGACATTCCCGTGGCCGTCAAAAAGTTCGAAAAGGCCCTCGGCGGCCTGTGA
- a CDS encoding thiazole synthase: protein MGALKIGGLTLDSRLILGTGKYASFELMRESFEASGTGMVTLAIRRIDLDDTSGQSLLDYIDRDRYELLPNTAGCYTASDAVLTCELAREALGTDTVKLEVIGDEKTLFPDNEATLEAARTLVDRGFNVMPYTIDDPIVCKKLEEAGCVAVMPLAAPIGSGLGIRNPHNIAIIVENSQVPVIVDAGVGTASDASVAMELGCDGILMNTGVAGAQDPVKMAVAMRKAVEAGRLAYEAGRIPMKAYASASSPLSGVIHSSSK, encoded by the coding sequence ATGGGCGCCCTGAAAATAGGCGGTTTGACGTTGGATTCCCGGCTGATACTCGGCACGGGCAAATACGCGAGTTTCGAACTGATGCGGGAATCCTTCGAGGCGAGCGGTACGGGCATGGTTACGTTGGCCATCCGCCGGATCGACCTCGATGATACCTCCGGGCAGTCGCTGCTCGATTATATCGACCGTGACCGTTACGAACTGCTGCCCAACACGGCTGGATGCTACACGGCGAGCGACGCCGTGCTGACCTGCGAACTGGCGCGGGAGGCGCTGGGGACCGATACGGTAAAGCTTGAAGTCATCGGGGACGAGAAGACCCTGTTTCCCGATAACGAGGCCACGTTGGAAGCCGCGCGCACCCTGGTCGACCGGGGATTCAACGTCATGCCCTATACCATCGACGATCCCATCGTCTGCAAGAAACTCGAAGAGGCGGGATGCGTCGCGGTCATGCCCCTCGCCGCGCCCATCGGCTCCGGCCTGGGCATCCGCAACCCGCACAACATCGCCATCATCGTGGAGAACAGCCAGGTGCCGGTCATCGTCGACGCGGGGGTCGGGACCGCCTCCGACGCGTCCGTCGCCATGGAACTGGGCTGCGACGGCATACTGATGAATACCGGCGTGGCCGGCGCGCAGGACCCGGTAAAGATGGCCGTCGCCATGCGCAAAGCGGTCGAGGCCGGCCGACTTGCCTACGAAGCGGGACGGATTCCCATGAAGGCCTACGCGTCCGCTTCCAGTCCGCTGAGCGGTGTGATCCATTCGTCCTCGAAATAG
- the thiS gene encoding sulfur carrier protein ThiS: MNVTVNGTTRQLPGATSIADLLKELGVSSEGTAVALNGAVVPRKEHGTTMLAAEDVVEVIRAVAGG, encoded by the coding sequence ATGAACGTGACCGTTAACGGGACGACAAGACAACTTCCCGGAGCAACAAGCATCGCCGACCTGCTGAAGGAACTCGGCGTGTCTTCCGAAGGAACCGCCGTAGCCCTCAACGGCGCGGTCGTCCCCAGGAAAGAACACGGGACGACCATGCTCGCAGCCGAGGACGTGGTCGAGGTGATCCGGGCAGTAGCGGGCGGGTGA